A region of Lepeophtheirus salmonis chromosome 13, UVic_Lsal_1.4, whole genome shotgun sequence DNA encodes the following proteins:
- the LOC121127875 gene encoding uncharacterized protein translates to MAPKKKPNNSNNCYNKVNYVLEKDQINNVISIEQELESVLKYGRVGQLYEKQKFLLETPHKDPVDHGEFNLSLTSLRKRYLAPIISKIDGLEHSDVNLKNVCTFIYKNSSSHNEIMELEGCLYSLLPPPWNASSQVINEESLDVTMKRLENIEKNSRNDHKKYFDWRQNFMASIGIAPCPIIYKVQALFNSLQEDLRCFLAHTYLHGFNFLSYILIIKDLERIYGNEDKIVVNILEDLKKNNCQMSDVNSLIAFSTKIFKIYTIRQQSCRVGKEGDMEIKIMMYLYQILGTVHTNEFKSYCVQTRAEQSTVNSLYKWLNMKIQEKSIASIESKLLLNK, encoded by the exons ATGGCTCCCAAAAAGAAACCCAATAATTCCAACAATTGTTATAATAAG gtaAATTATGTCTTGGAGAAAGATCAGATCAATAATGTGATAAGTATTGAACAAGAATTGGAAAGTGTCTTAAAATATGGGCGAGTCGGTCAACTATATGAAAAACAGAAATTTCTTCTGGAAACCCCTCACAAAGATCCTGTAGACCATGGAGAGTTTAATTTAAGTCTTACAAGTTTAAGAAAACGTTATCTTGCTCCCATAATCTCCAAAATAGATGGATTGGAACATTCGGAtgtaaatttaaagaatgtatGCACTTTCATCTATAAGAACTCTAGTTCTCACAATGAAATTATGGAGCTTGAAGGATGTTTGTATTCTTTACTTCCTCCTCCATGGAACGCTTCTTCTCAAGTTATTAATGAGGAGAGCCTTGATGTAACAATGAAGCGgttagaaaatattgaaaaaaattcccgtaatgatcataaaaaatattttgattggcGACAAAACTTTATGGCCAGTATTGGAATCGCTCCTTGTCCAATTATCTACAAGGTTCAGGCTTTGTTCAACTCACTTCAAGAAGATTTGAGATGTTTCTTAGCCCATACATATCTACATGGATTTAACTTCTTGAGctatattctaataattaagGATTTAGAGAGAATTTATGGAAATGAAGATAAAATAGTGGTGAACATTTtagaagatttgaaaaaaaataattgccaaATGAGTGATGTTAATTCATTAATTGCATTTTCGACgaagatattcaaaatatatactataaggCAACAAAGTTGTAGAGTGGGAAAAGAAGGAGACATGGagataaaaattatgatgtaCCTATATCAAATATTGGGTACGGTTCATACTAATGAATTCAAGAGTTATTGCGTTCAAACCAGAGCTGAACAGTCTACAGTTAATAGTCTATATAAATggttaaatatgaaaatacagGAAAAATCAATTGCATCAATAGAATCTAAATTATTACTcaataaataa